In the genome of Hippoglossus hippoglossus isolate fHipHip1 chromosome 12, fHipHip1.pri, whole genome shotgun sequence, one region contains:
- the LOC117771920 gene encoding substance-P receptor-like translates to MFTSEASIVPRRKESAQVTGYDLFLTSNSPNSQTDARKMDPLYNATDCNGTTVSVNCSDGFNQFVQPVWQITLWAVAYCSMVAVSVVGNMVVIWIILAHKCMRTVTNYFLVNLALAEAAMSAFNTVINFVYAVHNEWYFGLVYCRFHNFFPIAAIFASIYSMTAIALDRYMAIIHPLQQRMSSTETRVVIGVIWTLALLLAFPQYYYSSTALLPGRSVCYIDWPEYSTVDFRKIYYVCVTLLIYFLPLCVMGCAYTTVGVTLWASEIPGDSSEHYKQQLIAKRKVVKMMIVVVCTFALCWLPYHIYFLLHQFFPELFEQRYIQQVYLAVMWLAMSSTMYNPIIYYCLNSRFRAGFQQAFCCCNPTIVKDKLELKSPRYLQTQVSIYRASRMETVVSAADHPAAEEQKRAELPSVPLTPRPTWESQPMAQAPRC, encoded by the exons ATGTTCACCAGCGAGGCTTCTATTGTTCCTCGTAGAAAGGAATCAGCTCAGGTGACTGGATATGATCTATTTTTAACATCCAACTCACcaaacagtcagacagatgCCCGGAAGATGGACCCGCTGTACAACGCCACCGATTGTAACGGGACGACCGTCTCCGTTAACTGCAGCGACGGCTTCAACCAGTTCGTCCAGCCGGTGTGGCAGATCACGCTGTGGGCTGTCGCTTATTGCAGCATGGTCGCGGTGTCTGTGGTCGGTAACATGGTGGTTATCTGGATTATTCTGGCGCACAAATGCATGAGGACCGTCACCAATTACTTTCTG GTCAACCTGGCCTTAGCTGAGGCTGCCATGTCTGCGTTCAACACAGTGATCAACTTTGTGTATGCTGTTCACAACGAGTGGTACTTCGGTTTGGTTTACTGCCGCTTCCACAACTTCTTCCCCATTGCAGCCATATTTGCCAGCATTTACTCCATGACGGCCATCGCTctggacag ATACATGGCTATCATCCACCCCCTGCAGCAGAGGATGTCTTCCACAGAGACCCGTGTGGTGATTGGTGTGATCTGGACCCTGGCTCTGCTTCTAGCCTTCCCTCAGTACTACTACTCATCTACCGCCCTGCTGCCCGGACGCTCAGTCTGCTACATAGACTGGCCTGAGTACTCCACTGTGGACTTCAGGAAGAT ATACTATGTGTGCGTGACACTGCTCATCTACTTCCTGCCCCTGTGCGTTATGGGCTGCGCGTACACAACCGTAGGTGTCACCCTCTGGGCGAGTGAGATTCCCGGAGACTCGTCCGAACACTACAAACAACAGCTCATTGCCAAACGCAAG GTGGTGAAGATGATGATCGTGGTGGTGTGTACGTTCGCTCTCTGCTGGCTGCCCTATCACATCTACTTCTTACTGCACCAGTTCTTCCCTGAGCTGTTCGAGCAGCGCTACATCCAGCAGGTGTACCTGGCCGTCATGTGGCTGGCCATGAGCTCCACCATGTACAACCCGATCATCTACTACTGCCTCAACAGCAG GTTTAGAGCAGGCTTTCAGCAGGCGTTTTGCTGCTGCAACCCCACCATCGTCAAGGACAAGCTAGAGCTCAAGTCACCCCGTTACCTGCAAacacag GTGAGCATATACCGAGCCAGCAGGATGGAGACCGTCGTCTCCGCTGCCGAccatcctgcagcagaggagcagaagagggCAGAGCTGCCTTCTGTGCCTCTCACACCCCGCCCCACTTGGGAGTCACAACCAATGGCTCAGGCTCCGAGATGTTGA